From a single Brassica napus cultivar Da-Ae chromosome C9, Da-Ae, whole genome shotgun sequence genomic region:
- the LOC106375472 gene encoding ubiquitin C-terminal hydrolase 12-like isoform X3, with protein sequence MTILTPPPGDQQEDEEMLVPHSDLVDGTAQPMEVSETEAAVSTVENQQPAEDPPTLKFTWTVPNFSRQNTRKHYSEVFVVGGYKWRILIFPKGNNVDHLSMYLDVADAATLPYGWSRYSQFSLAVVNQIHTRYTIRKETQHQFNARESDWGFTSFMPLSELYDPSRGYLVNDTVYVEAEVAVRKVLDYWSYDSKKETGFVGLKNQGATCYMNSLLQTLYHIPYFRKAVYHMPTTENDAPTASIPLALQSLFYKLQYNDTSVATKELTKSFGWDTYDSFMQHDVQELNRVLSEKLEDKMKGTVVEGTIQQLFEGHHMNYIECINVDYKSTRKESFYDLQLDVKGCKDVYASFDKYVEVERLEGDNKYHAEEHGLQDAKKGVLFIDFPPVLQLQLKRFEYDFMRDTMVKINDRYEFPLELDLDRENGKYLSPDADKSVRNLYTLHSVLVHSGGVHGGHYYAFIRPTLSDQWYKFDDERVTKEDLKRALEEQYGGEEELPQTNPGFNNPPFKFTKYSNAYMLVYIRESDKDKIICNVDEKDIAEHLRIRLKKEQEEKEEKRKYKAQAHLFTIIKVARDQDLKEQIGKDIYFDLVDHDKVRSFRIQKQTPFQQFKEEVAKEFGVPVQLQRFWIWAKRQNHTYRPNRPLTPQEELQPVGQIREASNKANTAELKLFLEVELLVERPIPPPDKSKEDILLFFKLYDPEKQELRYVGRLMVKSSSKPMDITGKLNEMAGFAPGEEIELFEEIKFEPCVMCEHLDKKTSFKLCQIEDGDIICFQKPFGNKDTECRYPAVPSFLEYVQNRQLVRFRALEKPKEDEFVLELSKLHTYDDVVERVAEKLGLDDPSKLRLTSHNCYSQQPKPQPIKYRGVDHLSDMLVHYNQTSDILYYEVLDIPLPELQGLKTLKVAFHHATKEEVVIHNIRLPKQSTVGDVINELKTKVELSHPDAELRILEVFYHKIYKIFPLTERIENINDQYWTLRAEEIPEEEKNIGPNDRLILVYHFAKETGQNQVVQNFGEPFFLVIHEGETLEEIKNRIQKKLHVSDEDFAKWKFAFMSMGRPEYLQDSDVVYNRFQRRDVYGAFEQYLGLEHTDTSPKRAYSANQNRHTYEKPVKIYN encoded by the exons ATGACTATACTGACTCCGCCTCCCGGTGAT CAGCAGGAGGATGAGGAGATGCTTGTGCCGCATTCAGATTTGGTTGACGGCACTGCTCAGCCCATGGAGG TTTCGGAAACTGAGGCTGCTGTGAGTACTGTGGAGAACCAGCAGCCAGCTGAGGATCCTCCTACTCTGAAATTCACGTGGACTGTCCCAAACTTTTCTAGGCAGAACACCAGGAAGCATTACTCTGAAGTATTTGTCGTTGGAGGATACAAATG GCGCATATTAATTTTCCCGAAAGGGAACAATGTCGACCATTTGTCCATGTACTTAGATGTTGCTGATGCTGCGACTTTGCCTTACGGCTGGAGCCGATACTCTCAGTTCAGTCTGGCTGTGGTCAATCAAATCCACACCAGATATACCATTAGAAAAG AAACGCAACATCAATTCAATGCAAGAGAAAGCGATTGGGGATTTACATCATTCATGCCTCTCAGCGAACTTTATGATCCTAGTAGAGGCTATTTAGTGAATGATACTGTTTACGTTGAAGCTGAAGTCGCTGTACGTAAGGTTCTTGATTACTGGTCATACGACTCTAAGAAAGAGACTGGTTTTGTTGGTCTCAAGAACCAAGGTGCAACTTGTTACATGAATTCTCTCCTACAGACACTATACCACATACCTTACTTCAGAAAG GCTGTATACCATATGCCGACAACTGAGAACGACGCGCCCACAGCAAGTATACCTTTGGCTCTCCAAAGTTTGTTTTACAAGCTCCAGTATAACGACACTAGTGTTGCTACTAAAGAGCTGACAAAGTCGTTTGGTTGGGATACATATGATTCTTTCATGCAACATGATGTCCAAGAACTCAATCGAGTTCTCAGCGAAAAACTTGAGGACAAGATGAAG GGAACTGTTGTGGAGGGAACAATACAACAGCTATTTGAGGGTCACCATATGAATTACATTGAGTGCATAAATGTAGATTACAAATCTACACGGAAAGAATCATTTTATG ACCTTCAGCTGGATGTTAAAGGCTGCAAGGATGTTTATGCTTCTTTTGACAAATATGTTGAAGTTGAACGCCTTGAAGGAGACAACAAATATCATGCAGAAGAACATGGTTTACAG GATGCAAAAAAAGGCGTTCTTTTCATCGACTTTCCACCGGTTCTTCAGCTCCAGCTCAAGAGGTTTGAATATGACTTCATGAGGGACACCATGGTGAAG ATAAATGATCGGTATGAATTCCCTCTTGAACTGGATCTTGATAGAGAGAATGGAAAGTATTTATCCCCTGATGCTGACAAGAGTGTCCGCAACCTTTACACGCTTCACAG TGTGTTAGTTCATAGTGGAGGAGTACATGGTGGGCACTATTACGCTTTTATAAGGCCGACGCTCTCTGATCAATG GTataaatttgatgatgaacGAGTAACTAAAGAAGATTTGAAaagggcattggaggagcaatATGGTGGTGAAGAAGAG CTACCACAAACTAATCCTGGTTTCAATAACCCTCCTTTCAAATTCACAAAGTACTCGAATGCATACATGCTTGTATATATCCGGGAAAGTGACAAAGACAAAATTATCTGCAACGTTGATGAGAAAGACATTGCTGAACATTTAAGG ATAAGGCTGAAGAAAGAAcaggaagaaaaggaagaaaaaagaaaatacaagGCACAAGCTCACCTATTTACCATAATTAAG GTTGCAAGGGATCAAGACCTTAAGGAACAAATTGggaaagatatatattttgatcTTGTCGATCATGACAAAGTTCGTAGTTTCCGGATTCAGAAACAGACACCATTTCAACAATTTAAG GAGGAAGTGGCCAAAGAATTTGGTGTACCTGTTCAGCTACAGAGGTTCTGGATTTGGGCAAAGCGACAAAACCATACCTATCGTCCCAATCGCCCCCTTACTCCTCAGGAGGAATTGCAACCG GTTGGACAAATAAGAGAAGCATCTAACAAGGCAAACACTGCAGAACTTAAGCTGTTTTTGGAAGTAGAGTTACTG GTTGAACGTCCTATTCCTCCTCCTGACAAATCAAAAGAAGatattcttcttttctttaagCTTTATGACCCCGAGAAGCAAGAGTTAAG GTATGTTGGTAGACTGATGGTGAAAAGTTCCAGTAAGCCTATGGATATAACTGGAAAACTGAATGAAATGGCTGGCTTTGCTCCTGGTGAAGAAATAGAACTATTTGAG GAAATCAAGTTTGAGCCATGTGTAATGTGCGAACACCTGGATAAGAAAACTTCATTCAAACTATGTCAA ATCGAAGATGGAGATATCATTTGCTTTCAGAAACCTTTTGGTAACAAGGATACTGAGTGCCGCTACCCAGCTGTGCCTTCATTTCTTGAATATGTCCAGAATCGACAG CTGGTCCGATTTCGTGCTCTGGAAAAACCTAAAGAAGATGAATTTGTTTTGGAGTT gTCAAAGTTGCACACTTATGACGATGTCGTGGAAAGAGTGGCCGAGAAGCTTGGTCTTGACGatccatccaagcttaggcttacATCTCACAATTGCTATTCCCAGCAACCCAAGCCTCAGCCTATCAAATACCGTGGGGTAGACCATTTGTCAGATATGTTAGTTCACTACAATCAG acGTCTGATATTTTGTATTATGAAGTTCTGGACATTCCTCTTCCAGAATTGCAAGGTCTTAAAACCTTAAAAGTTGCTTTCCATCATGCCACGAAGGAAGAG GTGGTAATCCACAATATCAGACTACCTAAACAAAGTACAGTCGGAGATGTTATCAATGAACTTAAAACAAAG GTGGAGCTTTCGCATCCAGATGCAGAACTGAGAATACTTGAGGTGTTTTACCACAAGATCTACAAG ATTTTCCCATTAACTGAAAGAATTGAGAATATAAACGACCAGTACTGGACTTTGCGAGCTGAGGAG ATTcctgaagaagagaaaaatattGGTCCAAATGATCGCTTAATTCTAGTGTACCACTTTGCTAAGGAGACTGGACAAAATCAG GTAGTGCAAAACTTCGGGGAGCCGTTCTTCTTGGTAATCCATGAAGGTGAAACTCTTGAAGAAATCAAGAACCGTATCCAAAAGAAGCTTCATGTATCTGATGAGGACTTTGCCAAG TGGAAGTTTGCGTT
- the LOC106375472 gene encoding ubiquitin C-terminal hydrolase 12-like isoform X4: protein MTILTPPPGDQEDEEMLVPHSDLVDGTAQPMEVSETEAAVSTVENQQPAEDPPTLKFTWTVPNFSRQNTRKHYSEVFVVGGYKWRILIFPKGNNVDHLSMYLDVADAATLPYGWSRYSQFSLAVVNQIHTRYTIRKETQHQFNARESDWGFTSFMPLSELYDPSRGYLVNDTVYVEAEVAVRKVLDYWSYDSKKETGFVGLKNQGATCYMNSLLQTLYHIPYFRKAVYHMPTTENDAPTASIPLALQSLFYKLQYNDTSVATKELTKSFGWDTYDSFMQHDVQELNRVLSEKLEDKMKGTVVEGTIQQLFEGHHMNYIECINVDYKSTRKESFYDLQLDVKGCKDVYASFDKYVEVERLEGDNKYHAEEHGLQDAKKGVLFIDFPPVLQLQLKRFEYDFMRDTMVKINDRYEFPLELDLDRENGKYLSPDADKSVRNLYTLHSVLVHSGGVHGGHYYAFIRPTLSDQWYKFDDERVTKEDLKRALEEQYGGEEELPQTNPGFNNPPFKFTKYSNAYMLVYIRESDKDKIICNVDEKDIAEHLRIRLKKEQEEKEEKRKYKAQAHLFTIIKVARDQDLKEQIGKDIYFDLVDHDKVRSFRIQKQTPFQQFKEEVAKEFGVPVQLQRFWIWAKRQNHTYRPNRPLTPQEELQPVGQIREASNKANTAELKLFLEVELLVERPIPPPDKSKEDILLFFKLYDPEKQELRYVGRLMVKSSSKPMDITGKLNEMAGFAPGEEIELFEEIKFEPCVMCEHLDKKTSFKLCQIEDGDIICFQKPFGNKDTECRYPAVPSFLEYVQNRQLVRFRALEKPKEDEFVLELSKLHTYDDVVERVAEKLGLDDPSKLRLTSHNCYSQQPKPQPIKYRGVDHLSDMLVHYNQTSDILYYEVLDIPLPELQGLKTLKVAFHHATKEEVVIHNIRLPKQSTVGDVINELKTKVELSHPDAELRILEVFYHKIYKIFPLTERIENINDQYWTLRAEEIPEEEKNIGPNDRLILVYHFAKETGQNQVVQNFGEPFFLVIHEGETLEEIKNRIQKKLHVSDEDFAKWKFAFMSMGRPEYLQDSDVVYNRFQRRDVYGAFEQYLGLEHTDTSPKRAYSANQNRHTYEKPVKIYN, encoded by the exons ATGACTATACTGACTCCGCCTCCCGGTGAT CAGGAGGATGAGGAGATGCTTGTGCCGCATTCAGATTTGGTTGACGGCACTGCTCAGCCCATGGAGG TTTCGGAAACTGAGGCTGCTGTGAGTACTGTGGAGAACCAGCAGCCAGCTGAGGATCCTCCTACTCTGAAATTCACGTGGACTGTCCCAAACTTTTCTAGGCAGAACACCAGGAAGCATTACTCTGAAGTATTTGTCGTTGGAGGATACAAATG GCGCATATTAATTTTCCCGAAAGGGAACAATGTCGACCATTTGTCCATGTACTTAGATGTTGCTGATGCTGCGACTTTGCCTTACGGCTGGAGCCGATACTCTCAGTTCAGTCTGGCTGTGGTCAATCAAATCCACACCAGATATACCATTAGAAAAG AAACGCAACATCAATTCAATGCAAGAGAAAGCGATTGGGGATTTACATCATTCATGCCTCTCAGCGAACTTTATGATCCTAGTAGAGGCTATTTAGTGAATGATACTGTTTACGTTGAAGCTGAAGTCGCTGTACGTAAGGTTCTTGATTACTGGTCATACGACTCTAAGAAAGAGACTGGTTTTGTTGGTCTCAAGAACCAAGGTGCAACTTGTTACATGAATTCTCTCCTACAGACACTATACCACATACCTTACTTCAGAAAG GCTGTATACCATATGCCGACAACTGAGAACGACGCGCCCACAGCAAGTATACCTTTGGCTCTCCAAAGTTTGTTTTACAAGCTCCAGTATAACGACACTAGTGTTGCTACTAAAGAGCTGACAAAGTCGTTTGGTTGGGATACATATGATTCTTTCATGCAACATGATGTCCAAGAACTCAATCGAGTTCTCAGCGAAAAACTTGAGGACAAGATGAAG GGAACTGTTGTGGAGGGAACAATACAACAGCTATTTGAGGGTCACCATATGAATTACATTGAGTGCATAAATGTAGATTACAAATCTACACGGAAAGAATCATTTTATG ACCTTCAGCTGGATGTTAAAGGCTGCAAGGATGTTTATGCTTCTTTTGACAAATATGTTGAAGTTGAACGCCTTGAAGGAGACAACAAATATCATGCAGAAGAACATGGTTTACAG GATGCAAAAAAAGGCGTTCTTTTCATCGACTTTCCACCGGTTCTTCAGCTCCAGCTCAAGAGGTTTGAATATGACTTCATGAGGGACACCATGGTGAAG ATAAATGATCGGTATGAATTCCCTCTTGAACTGGATCTTGATAGAGAGAATGGAAAGTATTTATCCCCTGATGCTGACAAGAGTGTCCGCAACCTTTACACGCTTCACAG TGTGTTAGTTCATAGTGGAGGAGTACATGGTGGGCACTATTACGCTTTTATAAGGCCGACGCTCTCTGATCAATG GTataaatttgatgatgaacGAGTAACTAAAGAAGATTTGAAaagggcattggaggagcaatATGGTGGTGAAGAAGAG CTACCACAAACTAATCCTGGTTTCAATAACCCTCCTTTCAAATTCACAAAGTACTCGAATGCATACATGCTTGTATATATCCGGGAAAGTGACAAAGACAAAATTATCTGCAACGTTGATGAGAAAGACATTGCTGAACATTTAAGG ATAAGGCTGAAGAAAGAAcaggaagaaaaggaagaaaaaagaaaatacaagGCACAAGCTCACCTATTTACCATAATTAAG GTTGCAAGGGATCAAGACCTTAAGGAACAAATTGggaaagatatatattttgatcTTGTCGATCATGACAAAGTTCGTAGTTTCCGGATTCAGAAACAGACACCATTTCAACAATTTAAG GAGGAAGTGGCCAAAGAATTTGGTGTACCTGTTCAGCTACAGAGGTTCTGGATTTGGGCAAAGCGACAAAACCATACCTATCGTCCCAATCGCCCCCTTACTCCTCAGGAGGAATTGCAACCG GTTGGACAAATAAGAGAAGCATCTAACAAGGCAAACACTGCAGAACTTAAGCTGTTTTTGGAAGTAGAGTTACTG GTTGAACGTCCTATTCCTCCTCCTGACAAATCAAAAGAAGatattcttcttttctttaagCTTTATGACCCCGAGAAGCAAGAGTTAAG GTATGTTGGTAGACTGATGGTGAAAAGTTCCAGTAAGCCTATGGATATAACTGGAAAACTGAATGAAATGGCTGGCTTTGCTCCTGGTGAAGAAATAGAACTATTTGAG GAAATCAAGTTTGAGCCATGTGTAATGTGCGAACACCTGGATAAGAAAACTTCATTCAAACTATGTCAA ATCGAAGATGGAGATATCATTTGCTTTCAGAAACCTTTTGGTAACAAGGATACTGAGTGCCGCTACCCAGCTGTGCCTTCATTTCTTGAATATGTCCAGAATCGACAG CTGGTCCGATTTCGTGCTCTGGAAAAACCTAAAGAAGATGAATTTGTTTTGGAGTT gTCAAAGTTGCACACTTATGACGATGTCGTGGAAAGAGTGGCCGAGAAGCTTGGTCTTGACGatccatccaagcttaggcttacATCTCACAATTGCTATTCCCAGCAACCCAAGCCTCAGCCTATCAAATACCGTGGGGTAGACCATTTGTCAGATATGTTAGTTCACTACAATCAG acGTCTGATATTTTGTATTATGAAGTTCTGGACATTCCTCTTCCAGAATTGCAAGGTCTTAAAACCTTAAAAGTTGCTTTCCATCATGCCACGAAGGAAGAG GTGGTAATCCACAATATCAGACTACCTAAACAAAGTACAGTCGGAGATGTTATCAATGAACTTAAAACAAAG GTGGAGCTTTCGCATCCAGATGCAGAACTGAGAATACTTGAGGTGTTTTACCACAAGATCTACAAG ATTTTCCCATTAACTGAAAGAATTGAGAATATAAACGACCAGTACTGGACTTTGCGAGCTGAGGAG ATTcctgaagaagagaaaaatattGGTCCAAATGATCGCTTAATTCTAGTGTACCACTTTGCTAAGGAGACTGGACAAAATCAG GTAGTGCAAAACTTCGGGGAGCCGTTCTTCTTGGTAATCCATGAAGGTGAAACTCTTGAAGAAATCAAGAACCGTATCCAAAAGAAGCTTCATGTATCTGATGAGGACTTTGCCAAG TGGAAGTTTGCGTT
- the LOC106375472 gene encoding ubiquitin C-terminal hydrolase 12-like isoform X1, whose product MTILTPPPGDVVRLQQEDEEMLVPHSDLVDGTAQPMEVSETEAAVSTVENQQPAEDPPTLKFTWTVPNFSRQNTRKHYSEVFVVGGYKWRILIFPKGNNVDHLSMYLDVADAATLPYGWSRYSQFSLAVVNQIHTRYTIRKETQHQFNARESDWGFTSFMPLSELYDPSRGYLVNDTVYVEAEVAVRKVLDYWSYDSKKETGFVGLKNQGATCYMNSLLQTLYHIPYFRKAVYHMPTTENDAPTASIPLALQSLFYKLQYNDTSVATKELTKSFGWDTYDSFMQHDVQELNRVLSEKLEDKMKGTVVEGTIQQLFEGHHMNYIECINVDYKSTRKESFYDLQLDVKGCKDVYASFDKYVEVERLEGDNKYHAEEHGLQDAKKGVLFIDFPPVLQLQLKRFEYDFMRDTMVKINDRYEFPLELDLDRENGKYLSPDADKSVRNLYTLHSVLVHSGGVHGGHYYAFIRPTLSDQWYKFDDERVTKEDLKRALEEQYGGEEELPQTNPGFNNPPFKFTKYSNAYMLVYIRESDKDKIICNVDEKDIAEHLRIRLKKEQEEKEEKRKYKAQAHLFTIIKVARDQDLKEQIGKDIYFDLVDHDKVRSFRIQKQTPFQQFKEEVAKEFGVPVQLQRFWIWAKRQNHTYRPNRPLTPQEELQPVGQIREASNKANTAELKLFLEVELLVERPIPPPDKSKEDILLFFKLYDPEKQELRYVGRLMVKSSSKPMDITGKLNEMAGFAPGEEIELFEEIKFEPCVMCEHLDKKTSFKLCQIEDGDIICFQKPFGNKDTECRYPAVPSFLEYVQNRQLVRFRALEKPKEDEFVLELSKLHTYDDVVERVAEKLGLDDPSKLRLTSHNCYSQQPKPQPIKYRGVDHLSDMLVHYNQTSDILYYEVLDIPLPELQGLKTLKVAFHHATKEEVVIHNIRLPKQSTVGDVINELKTKVELSHPDAELRILEVFYHKIYKIFPLTERIENINDQYWTLRAEEIPEEEKNIGPNDRLILVYHFAKETGQNQVVQNFGEPFFLVIHEGETLEEIKNRIQKKLHVSDEDFAKWKFAFMSMGRPEYLQDSDVVYNRFQRRDVYGAFEQYLGLEHTDTSPKRAYSANQNRHTYEKPVKIYN is encoded by the exons ATGACTATACTGACTCCGCCTCCCGGTGAT GTGGTGCGACTG CAGCAGGAGGATGAGGAGATGCTTGTGCCGCATTCAGATTTGGTTGACGGCACTGCTCAGCCCATGGAGG TTTCGGAAACTGAGGCTGCTGTGAGTACTGTGGAGAACCAGCAGCCAGCTGAGGATCCTCCTACTCTGAAATTCACGTGGACTGTCCCAAACTTTTCTAGGCAGAACACCAGGAAGCATTACTCTGAAGTATTTGTCGTTGGAGGATACAAATG GCGCATATTAATTTTCCCGAAAGGGAACAATGTCGACCATTTGTCCATGTACTTAGATGTTGCTGATGCTGCGACTTTGCCTTACGGCTGGAGCCGATACTCTCAGTTCAGTCTGGCTGTGGTCAATCAAATCCACACCAGATATACCATTAGAAAAG AAACGCAACATCAATTCAATGCAAGAGAAAGCGATTGGGGATTTACATCATTCATGCCTCTCAGCGAACTTTATGATCCTAGTAGAGGCTATTTAGTGAATGATACTGTTTACGTTGAAGCTGAAGTCGCTGTACGTAAGGTTCTTGATTACTGGTCATACGACTCTAAGAAAGAGACTGGTTTTGTTGGTCTCAAGAACCAAGGTGCAACTTGTTACATGAATTCTCTCCTACAGACACTATACCACATACCTTACTTCAGAAAG GCTGTATACCATATGCCGACAACTGAGAACGACGCGCCCACAGCAAGTATACCTTTGGCTCTCCAAAGTTTGTTTTACAAGCTCCAGTATAACGACACTAGTGTTGCTACTAAAGAGCTGACAAAGTCGTTTGGTTGGGATACATATGATTCTTTCATGCAACATGATGTCCAAGAACTCAATCGAGTTCTCAGCGAAAAACTTGAGGACAAGATGAAG GGAACTGTTGTGGAGGGAACAATACAACAGCTATTTGAGGGTCACCATATGAATTACATTGAGTGCATAAATGTAGATTACAAATCTACACGGAAAGAATCATTTTATG ACCTTCAGCTGGATGTTAAAGGCTGCAAGGATGTTTATGCTTCTTTTGACAAATATGTTGAAGTTGAACGCCTTGAAGGAGACAACAAATATCATGCAGAAGAACATGGTTTACAG GATGCAAAAAAAGGCGTTCTTTTCATCGACTTTCCACCGGTTCTTCAGCTCCAGCTCAAGAGGTTTGAATATGACTTCATGAGGGACACCATGGTGAAG ATAAATGATCGGTATGAATTCCCTCTTGAACTGGATCTTGATAGAGAGAATGGAAAGTATTTATCCCCTGATGCTGACAAGAGTGTCCGCAACCTTTACACGCTTCACAG TGTGTTAGTTCATAGTGGAGGAGTACATGGTGGGCACTATTACGCTTTTATAAGGCCGACGCTCTCTGATCAATG GTataaatttgatgatgaacGAGTAACTAAAGAAGATTTGAAaagggcattggaggagcaatATGGTGGTGAAGAAGAG CTACCACAAACTAATCCTGGTTTCAATAACCCTCCTTTCAAATTCACAAAGTACTCGAATGCATACATGCTTGTATATATCCGGGAAAGTGACAAAGACAAAATTATCTGCAACGTTGATGAGAAAGACATTGCTGAACATTTAAGG ATAAGGCTGAAGAAAGAAcaggaagaaaaggaagaaaaaagaaaatacaagGCACAAGCTCACCTATTTACCATAATTAAG GTTGCAAGGGATCAAGACCTTAAGGAACAAATTGggaaagatatatattttgatcTTGTCGATCATGACAAAGTTCGTAGTTTCCGGATTCAGAAACAGACACCATTTCAACAATTTAAG GAGGAAGTGGCCAAAGAATTTGGTGTACCTGTTCAGCTACAGAGGTTCTGGATTTGGGCAAAGCGACAAAACCATACCTATCGTCCCAATCGCCCCCTTACTCCTCAGGAGGAATTGCAACCG GTTGGACAAATAAGAGAAGCATCTAACAAGGCAAACACTGCAGAACTTAAGCTGTTTTTGGAAGTAGAGTTACTG GTTGAACGTCCTATTCCTCCTCCTGACAAATCAAAAGAAGatattcttcttttctttaagCTTTATGACCCCGAGAAGCAAGAGTTAAG GTATGTTGGTAGACTGATGGTGAAAAGTTCCAGTAAGCCTATGGATATAACTGGAAAACTGAATGAAATGGCTGGCTTTGCTCCTGGTGAAGAAATAGAACTATTTGAG GAAATCAAGTTTGAGCCATGTGTAATGTGCGAACACCTGGATAAGAAAACTTCATTCAAACTATGTCAA ATCGAAGATGGAGATATCATTTGCTTTCAGAAACCTTTTGGTAACAAGGATACTGAGTGCCGCTACCCAGCTGTGCCTTCATTTCTTGAATATGTCCAGAATCGACAG CTGGTCCGATTTCGTGCTCTGGAAAAACCTAAAGAAGATGAATTTGTTTTGGAGTT gTCAAAGTTGCACACTTATGACGATGTCGTGGAAAGAGTGGCCGAGAAGCTTGGTCTTGACGatccatccaagcttaggcttacATCTCACAATTGCTATTCCCAGCAACCCAAGCCTCAGCCTATCAAATACCGTGGGGTAGACCATTTGTCAGATATGTTAGTTCACTACAATCAG acGTCTGATATTTTGTATTATGAAGTTCTGGACATTCCTCTTCCAGAATTGCAAGGTCTTAAAACCTTAAAAGTTGCTTTCCATCATGCCACGAAGGAAGAG GTGGTAATCCACAATATCAGACTACCTAAACAAAGTACAGTCGGAGATGTTATCAATGAACTTAAAACAAAG GTGGAGCTTTCGCATCCAGATGCAGAACTGAGAATACTTGAGGTGTTTTACCACAAGATCTACAAG ATTTTCCCATTAACTGAAAGAATTGAGAATATAAACGACCAGTACTGGACTTTGCGAGCTGAGGAG ATTcctgaagaagagaaaaatattGGTCCAAATGATCGCTTAATTCTAGTGTACCACTTTGCTAAGGAGACTGGACAAAATCAG GTAGTGCAAAACTTCGGGGAGCCGTTCTTCTTGGTAATCCATGAAGGTGAAACTCTTGAAGAAATCAAGAACCGTATCCAAAAGAAGCTTCATGTATCTGATGAGGACTTTGCCAAG TGGAAGTTTGCGTT